In the genome of Bombus vancouverensis nearcticus unplaced genomic scaffold, iyBomVanc1_principal scaffold0051, whole genome shotgun sequence, one region contains:
- the LOC143304718 gene encoding omega-amidase NIT2-A-like has product MPEIEGDKLYNTCTIWGPDGTLIARHRKVHLFDIDIPNKITFRESDSLSPGNSLTTFDVKGCKIGIGICYDIRFEEMARIYRNKGCQMLIYPAAFNMTTGPLHWSLLQRFRANDNQLYVACISPARVP; this is encoded by the exons atgcctgaaatagagggcgataaattgtacaatacctgtactatttggggtcccgatggaactttgatagcaagacaccgaaag gtacatctattcgacatcgacattcctaataagattacttttcgagagagtgattcactcagtcctggtaactccctaacgacgttcgatgtgaagggctgcaaaataggtattggcatttgctatgatattagattcgaggaaatggcacgcatttatcggaacaaag gttgccaaatgctgatatatccagcggcattcaatatgaccactggaccactgcactggtcattacttcagcgtttcagagcgaatgataatcaattatacgttgcctgcatatcaccggctcgtgttccttaa